A window from Dehalobacter sp. DCA encodes these proteins:
- a CDS encoding GerAB/ArcD/ProY family transporter, producing the protein MSGTQIAMLLFIMMTSTAILFIPGLTALTAKQDAWFASLGAGIFAFGVLFISAKLAQRFPGLTIAEYLPLIVGKIGGKALAVSYILFFIVLNILVVRETSEFLTVSALFGTPGIPINLVFVLICWYSAQKGIEVIARMNQFILPLFVFAYLMACILAIPKADPSSLLPILEDGISPVMQNIWIPVQWYGEIAVLLMLIPLINKPQEVLKKASYAVISTMLLLTFGSLVVLTVLGADVTGQMIFPIWSTVKTIEYGNYIQRIELLVLPLWLTGIMVKSSLLFYVTILAARQSVGRKHPKIIAASVMIIVFSGATFLVPNTMALLEFLTKCWPSISLLFEVVLPLLLLAITLIRKKKGGCMQ; encoded by the coding sequence ATGTCCGGAACGCAAATAGCAATGTTGCTGTTTATTATGATGACCTCAACCGCGATCCTATTTATTCCGGGATTAACCGCACTGACAGCCAAACAAGATGCCTGGTTCGCGAGCCTGGGAGCAGGGATATTTGCTTTTGGCGTATTGTTCATTTCGGCCAAGCTGGCACAGCGATTCCCGGGACTCACAATAGCAGAATATCTGCCGCTCATTGTAGGAAAAATCGGAGGCAAGGCGCTGGCTGTTTCCTATATCCTATTTTTTATTGTCTTAAATATCCTCGTCGTTAGGGAAACTTCGGAATTTTTAACCGTATCCGCTTTATTTGGAACGCCGGGCATTCCTATCAATTTGGTATTTGTACTTATTTGCTGGTATTCTGCGCAAAAAGGGATTGAAGTGATTGCGCGGATGAACCAATTCATCCTGCCTCTATTTGTATTTGCTTATCTAATGGCCTGTATCTTGGCGATTCCGAAAGCAGATCCAAGCAGTCTGCTTCCTATTTTGGAAGACGGGATCAGTCCGGTGATGCAGAATATATGGATACCGGTTCAATGGTATGGCGAAATTGCCGTATTGCTGATGTTAATCCCTCTGATAAACAAACCTCAGGAAGTGCTGAAGAAGGCATCCTACGCGGTTATCAGCACAATGCTTTTGTTGACTTTCGGATCGCTGGTTGTACTTACTGTCTTAGGGGCAGATGTGACCGGTCAAATGATTTTCCCGATATGGTCTACTGTGAAAACAATTGAATACGGGAATTACATTCAACGTATAGAATTATTGGTATTGCCGTTATGGCTGACCGGGATCATGGTCAAATCCTCTCTGCTTTTTTATGTAACGATTCTTGCAGCCAGACAGTCAGTCGGTAGAAAGCATCCGAAAATTATTGCCGCTTCAGTGATGATCATCGTATTCTCAGGGGCAACGTTTCTTGTACCAAACACCATGGCGCTACTGGAATTCCTGACAAAATGCTGGCCGTCCATATCTTTGTTATTTGAAGTTGTACTGCCGTTACTGTTGCTTGCTATTACATTAATCAGAAAGAAAAAAGGGGGCTGTATGCAGTGA
- a CDS encoding spore germination protein, producing MLDQLITKIRSKNIGKEKPLLDERSQAGKPLSSVIEHNLQAMQQIFEKCSDISFREFQLHSTKKIKAFIVYSDSLCKPEIINDAILKPIMLEVSARTENLHTKADLNTNTAVYTDTNLKTNVGDMPGIILQHLLTNYKADTLSLISEAADAVLEDNLVLIIDGYPIGIKASVQGYNIRQINEPTTEPNIHGPRDGFVENLGTNISLLRRRIRTSLLKAESITVGTLSKTKVNICYIQGVANEKIVAEVKSRIERITIDNILDSSYLEEFISDEPISLFPLVQYTERPDRTAASLFEGRIAIMVDNSPSALIIPCTFVTLIQASEDYYYSALFASFARLGRFMAINITLLVPAVTVAVFSVNQSLIPISLLNTVAGARENLPLPISLEIFLMELVFELLREAGVRLPRTVGQAISTVGGLVIGQAAVDAGIVSPTSVVVVGLTAVASFTFPDYNVGTSIRIIRFGLIIMASVFGIVGIIFGLMILLTHLCSLRSFGVPYLSPIAPLTLRDLKDTLIRAPWWAMSTRPRFFGGKKSLRGNVGHIKHKPKKRGDNK from the coding sequence ATGCTTGACCAGCTTATCACTAAAATACGCAGTAAGAACATAGGAAAAGAAAAACCTTTGCTTGATGAACGGTCCCAAGCCGGGAAGCCTCTGTCAAGCGTAATTGAGCATAACCTGCAAGCCATGCAGCAGATTTTTGAAAAATGTTCGGATATTTCTTTCAGAGAATTTCAGCTGCACTCTACCAAAAAAATCAAAGCGTTTATTGTCTACTCAGACAGCCTGTGTAAGCCCGAAATTATTAATGATGCAATTTTAAAGCCGATCATGCTGGAGGTTTCTGCAAGGACAGAAAATCTTCACACAAAAGCAGATCTTAATACGAACACAGCCGTTTATACGGACACGAATCTCAAAACAAATGTCGGTGATATGCCCGGTATCATACTTCAACATCTGCTAACCAATTACAAAGCCGATACGTTGTCTCTGATCTCCGAAGCAGCTGACGCAGTACTGGAGGACAATCTCGTTCTGATTATAGACGGGTATCCGATTGGCATTAAAGCTTCTGTCCAGGGCTATAACATCAGACAGATTAATGAGCCGACGACTGAACCGAACATTCACGGACCGAGGGACGGTTTCGTGGAAAATCTGGGAACAAACATAAGCCTTCTCCGACGCCGCATCCGGACCAGCCTACTGAAGGCTGAGAGTATAACGGTCGGAACGTTATCCAAAACGAAGGTTAATATTTGCTATATTCAGGGGGTAGCAAACGAAAAGATTGTAGCTGAAGTCAAATCGCGTATTGAGAGGATCACGATCGATAATATTTTAGACAGCAGTTATCTTGAAGAATTTATCTCTGATGAACCAATCAGTCTGTTCCCACTTGTACAGTATACGGAACGGCCGGACAGGACCGCCGCTTCGCTGTTTGAAGGCAGAATTGCCATTATGGTTGACAATTCACCTTCTGCTTTAATTATTCCATGCACTTTTGTGACCTTGATACAGGCCTCAGAAGATTACTATTATAGCGCTTTGTTTGCCTCTTTTGCGCGATTAGGCCGTTTTATGGCCATCAATATTACACTACTGGTTCCGGCAGTTACAGTTGCGGTATTTTCAGTCAATCAGTCGCTTATTCCAATATCTCTTTTGAATACGGTAGCCGGAGCAAGAGAAAATCTGCCTCTGCCAATTTCTTTGGAAATATTTTTGATGGAACTTGTTTTTGAGCTTCTACGGGAAGCCGGGGTACGTTTGCCTAGGACAGTTGGGCAGGCGATCAGTACAGTAGGCGGTTTGGTGATCGGGCAGGCCGCAGTCGATGCCGGGATTGTCAGTCCGACTTCAGTGGTGGTTGTCGGTTTGACAGCGGTTGCTTCGTTTACATTCCCGGATTACAATGTCGGGACAAGCATCCGGATCATTCGTTTTGGCTTAATTATCATGGCCAGTGTTTTTGGAATTGTGGGAATTATCTTTGGGCTGATGATTTTGCTTACCCATCTTTGCAGTCTGCGTTCTTTCGGGGTACCTTATCTGTCACCCATCGCTCCGCTGACACTGCGTGATCTGAAAGATACCTTAATCCGGGCCCCTTGGTGGGCGATGTCTACGAGACCCAGGTTCTTCGGAGGCAAGAAATCTCTGCGGGGCAATGTTGGTCACATAAAGCATAAACCTAAAAAGAGGGGGGATAACAAATAA
- a CDS encoding siroheme decarboxylase subunit beta, giving the protein METKDRILLTRIQAAFPVEERPYQVLGEMLGLNEEETWQRVNQFRQKGMIRRIGGVFDSRRLGYFSTLCAAKVPEEKISVLADFLMEIPGVTHNYLRDHRYNMWFTVISRSQAGLMQILEQAKNILGSPEVYSLPAIRLFKIGVLFDLEKRTNNKLPIANAGYSSPEGQPAFQAGEGDKALIRILQGDLTLSLCPFSEAASRLGWSEESVRARIQDYKHDGVLRRFGAILYHRKAGFTSNAMGVWVVPEAQVEETGHIMAAFKEVSHCYQRPELPDWPYNLFTMIHGHSPSECRKTMERISKVTDIRQYEMLFSHAELKKTSMEYFREEE; this is encoded by the coding sequence CAAAGGACCGGATTTTGCTGACCAGAATCCAGGCGGCCTTCCCGGTTGAGGAACGTCCTTATCAGGTTTTGGGAGAAATGCTGGGGCTAAATGAAGAAGAAACATGGCAGCGGGTTAACCAGTTCCGGCAGAAAGGAATGATCCGGCGGATAGGCGGAGTCTTTGATTCTCGTCGTCTTGGGTATTTCAGCACGCTTTGCGCGGCTAAGGTTCCGGAAGAAAAAATATCCGTTCTTGCGGATTTTTTAATGGAAATCCCCGGAGTTACGCATAATTATTTGCGGGATCATCGTTACAATATGTGGTTTACGGTCATCTCCCGGTCGCAGGCCGGGCTGATGCAGATTTTAGAACAGGCAAAGAATATTTTGGGAAGTCCTGAAGTTTACAGCCTTCCCGCTATCAGGTTGTTCAAGATTGGCGTGCTGTTTGACCTGGAAAAGCGTACAAATAATAAGCTGCCCATTGCGAATGCCGGCTATTCGTCTCCGGAAGGGCAGCCTGCTTTTCAGGCAGGGGAGGGGGATAAGGCCTTAATCCGCATTTTGCAGGGTGATTTGACTTTGTCGCTTTGTCCTTTCTCTGAGGCAGCTTCCAGACTGGGATGGTCAGAAGAAAGTGTCCGAGCAAGAATCCAGGACTATAAGCATGACGGGGTGCTGCGACGTTTTGGTGCCATCCTGTATCACCGGAAAGCTGGATTTACTTCAAATGCGATGGGGGTATGGGTTGTTCCAGAAGCGCAGGTTGAAGAAACCGGTCACATCATGGCCGCCTTTAAGGAAGTAAGCCATTGCTACCAACGCCCTGAACTTCCGGATTGGCCGTATAATCTATTTACCATGATTCATGGGCATTCGCCGTCGGAGTGCAGGAAAACAATGGAGAGAATTTCTAAGGTTACAGACATACGACAGTATGAGATGCTATTCAGTCATGCTGAATTGAAAAAGACAAGCATGGAATATTTCAGGGAAGAAGAGTAA